The Chryseobacterium sp. 52 genome includes a region encoding these proteins:
- a CDS encoding DUF3575 domain-containing protein: MKKLLILLPCFLLSEANAQEIEAVPADKMNIIKTNVTAYAFRNINLSYERAITQWFSLNIGFGTMTQGKVPFINAFLKDEDEKRFQNLRVKATNFTIEPRFYIGKGYGKGFYFAPYYRYSDVTSNSFDFYYDYDAIDGNTYQIPLKGKGSTSGNSGGLMVGVQFFLTRSQNLVLDFWIAGAHYGSGKGDFTMTSDYVLTPEMQDQLKKEIEKLDIPVVDYTVETNANGAKVKVDGPWAGFRSGLSIGYRF, translated from the coding sequence ATGAAAAAGTTACTCATCTTACTCCCCTGTTTCCTGCTTTCAGAAGCAAATGCACAGGAAATTGAAGCTGTTCCCGCAGATAAAATGAATATCATCAAGACCAACGTTACAGCCTACGCATTCAGAAATATCAATCTGTCTTATGAAAGAGCGATCACTCAGTGGTTCTCTCTTAATATAGGATTTGGAACAATGACGCAGGGAAAAGTACCATTTATTAATGCTTTTTTAAAAGATGAAGATGAGAAAAGATTCCAGAATCTGAGGGTGAAGGCAACGAATTTCACCATAGAACCCAGATTCTACATCGGGAAAGGCTATGGAAAAGGATTTTATTTTGCCCCTTATTACCGCTATTCTGATGTCACATCCAATAGCTTTGATTTTTATTACGATTATGATGCTATCGACGGAAATACCTACCAGATCCCACTCAAGGGTAAGGGAAGTACCAGCGGAAACAGTGGCGGGCTGATGGTTGGGGTGCAGTTTTTCCTGACCAGAAGTCAAAATCTGGTTCTTGATTTCTGGATCGCTGGTGCCCATTACGGAAGCGGAAAGGGAGATTTTACCATGACCAGCGATTATGTTCTGACTCCGGAAATGCAGGATCAGCTTAAGAAAGAAATTGAAAAACTGGATATCCCGGTTGTAGACTACACAGTAGAAACCAATGCCAATGGGGCAAAAGTAAAAGTAGACGGGCCGTGGGCCGGTTTTAGAAGTGGATTATCAATTGGATACCGGTTTTAA